A region from the Mycolicibacterium litorale genome encodes:
- a CDS encoding DUF1214 domain-containing protein, producing MALGDGAHDAALHDAWSAFCDRLKAAGAQAFKAHNSTSGAQRADALRFLTQNLGQAFDLALETADTRYPLIHAFCTPLRKLGGDCADFTYHQAWIDGENTYRITGNRGSASFFNITVQGPRGSGPGVLHEPFGDVPEANLFGHQLVTSPDGGFEFHIGGPRREPNWLPTTPGSRKLFIRQGFDHWDERPAELRIERVGMAAPRPLPTPADMVAAIEWAGDFVTGVMGDWPEYPFTYGGVDADHPNHFPAADTTAGDDKRGRAAANMYWELDADEALIIEFDAHDGLWTLTNMGVFFNSMDYLYRPVSYTPSRTVVDGDGRIRVVLAHDDPGCHNWLDTQGFTRGNVTYRHLLAGQPATLRTRVVARADLARALPADTVTVTQQQRIAQMWDRFNGIRQRHRM from the coding sequence ATGGCCCTGGGGGACGGCGCCCACGACGCCGCGCTGCACGACGCGTGGTCGGCGTTCTGCGACCGGCTCAAAGCCGCGGGGGCACAGGCGTTCAAGGCCCACAACTCCACCTCCGGAGCGCAGCGCGCCGATGCGCTGCGCTTCCTGACCCAGAACCTGGGACAGGCGTTCGACCTGGCACTGGAGACCGCCGACACCCGCTATCCGCTGATCCACGCCTTCTGCACACCGCTGCGCAAGCTGGGCGGTGACTGCGCTGACTTCACCTATCACCAGGCCTGGATCGACGGCGAGAACACCTACCGCATCACCGGGAACCGCGGCAGCGCTTCGTTTTTCAACATCACCGTCCAGGGGCCCCGGGGTTCGGGCCCCGGCGTGCTGCACGAACCGTTCGGCGACGTCCCGGAGGCCAACCTGTTCGGCCACCAGCTCGTGACGAGCCCCGACGGCGGCTTCGAATTCCACATCGGCGGTCCGCGGCGCGAACCCAACTGGCTACCCACCACACCCGGCTCGCGAAAGCTGTTCATCCGCCAGGGTTTCGACCACTGGGACGAACGCCCCGCCGAATTGCGCATCGAACGCGTCGGCATGGCAGCGCCCCGGCCGCTGCCCACACCCGCCGACATGGTGGCCGCCATCGAATGGGCCGGCGATTTCGTCACCGGGGTGATGGGCGACTGGCCGGAGTACCCGTTCACCTACGGCGGAGTGGACGCCGATCACCCCAACCACTTCCCCGCTGCCGACACCACCGCCGGGGACGACAAGCGGGGCCGCGCGGCGGCGAACATGTACTGGGAACTCGACGCCGACGAAGCGCTGATCATCGAATTCGACGCGCACGACGGGCTGTGGACGCTGACCAACATGGGCGTGTTCTTCAACAGCATGGACTACCTGTACCGGCCGGTGAGTTACACCCCGAGCCGAACGGTCGTCGACGGCGACGGGCGCATCCGCGTGGTGCTGGCCCACGACGACCCCGGCTGCCACAACTGGCTCGACACCCAGGGGTTCACCCGCGGCAACGTCACCTACCGCCACCTGCTCGCCGGGCAGCCCGCCACACTGCGGACCCGTGTGGTGGCGCGGGCCGACCTGGCCCGCGCGCTACCGGCAGACACGGTGACCGTCACCCAGCAGCAACGTATCGCCCAGATGTGGGACCGGTTCAACGGAATCCGGCAGCGCCACCGGATGTGA
- a CDS encoding sugar phosphate isomerase/epimerase family protein, with translation MTPMHDRLSVHSVTFYGEPLTALHDQCAALGLSRLSILDSQLREPEFAPLLGRYGYRIDAVYHLFGAGRLGTGRTAAQDALTRVIDAAADAGARMVYMLTGGRGPLSWRQAADEFCASVAPCVAHARARGVALAIENASSLYADIHIAHSLRDTLALAETAGLGICIDLFHCWAEAELPDLVERALPRVEHVQLSDYVLGDRALPARAVPGDGAIPLEPFVAQVLAGGYAHGFDLELIGPRIDAEGRPAAARRACEAVGALLDRLGA, from the coding sequence CTGACCCCGATGCACGACCGGCTGTCGGTGCACAGCGTCACCTTCTACGGCGAACCGCTGACCGCTCTGCACGACCAGTGCGCCGCGCTGGGCCTGAGCCGGCTGAGCATCCTCGACTCCCAACTCCGTGAGCCGGAATTCGCGCCGCTCCTCGGGCGGTACGGCTACCGGATCGACGCCGTCTACCACCTGTTCGGCGCGGGGCGGCTCGGCACCGGCCGCACCGCAGCGCAAGACGCCCTCACCCGGGTGATCGACGCGGCCGCCGACGCCGGAGCCCGCATGGTCTACATGCTCACCGGCGGGCGCGGACCGCTGTCGTGGCGCCAGGCCGCCGACGAGTTCTGCGCATCGGTGGCGCCGTGCGTCGCCCACGCCCGCGCACGCGGTGTCGCCCTGGCGATCGAGAACGCCTCGAGCCTCTACGCCGACATCCACATCGCCCACTCGCTGCGCGACACCCTCGCACTCGCAGAGACGGCCGGCCTCGGCATCTGCATCGACCTGTTCCACTGCTGGGCCGAAGCCGAACTGCCCGACCTCGTCGAGCGCGCCCTGCCCCGCGTCGAGCACGTGCAGCTCAGCGACTACGTGCTCGGCGACCGCGCCCTGCCCGCGCGCGCCGTGCCCGGTGACGGCGCGATCCCCCTCGAGCCGTTCGTCGCCCAGGTGCTCGCCGGTGGATATGCGCACGGATTCGACCTCGAACTCATCGGCCCGCGCATCGACGCCGAGGGCCGGCCGGCCGCGGCGCGGCGGGCGTGTGAGGCGGTCGGGGCGCTCCTGGACCGGCTGGGTGCGTGA
- a CDS encoding sulfotransferase family protein produces the protein MTGHLDADDLLARAEAATGLHDYGDPTLPERFAVAVEHLDGLGMDADGRRRAAEVCHWLLTSRLEFFADRDRYPVAAEIIDRPMFVTGEPRSGTTLMHALMSVDPDARALRFWEVMYPSPPPGLAGPDDSRRARADADWREINAKLPKWLHSHPYNDMLGNGLPEDERTWAFDFRVMTPTAWWRVPMQTVVGGLPTDPAAQYRIHKAMLQQCQYGRPSKYWVLKGFHGFRLTELFAEYPDASLLWLHRDPVQVAASRTMMMADILEGIVGPIDLKAAAKMHLELTRAGIANTMSHPLVDDPRIHHVRYTDFIAEPVETVRRHYRFCDRSLSEAAESAMRQYLAHNRGDRYGTFRYSTSLLTDIGEDIDALNDEFRPFRDRFGVALEKRD, from the coding sequence ATGACCGGACACCTGGACGCCGACGACCTGCTGGCCCGCGCGGAGGCGGCCACCGGACTGCACGACTACGGCGATCCGACACTGCCCGAACGCTTCGCCGTCGCCGTCGAACACCTCGACGGACTCGGCATGGACGCCGACGGGCGGCGCCGCGCCGCCGAGGTGTGCCACTGGTTGCTGACCTCGCGGCTGGAATTCTTCGCCGACCGCGACCGCTACCCGGTCGCCGCGGAGATCATCGACCGGCCGATGTTCGTCACCGGCGAACCCCGTTCGGGCACGACGCTCATGCACGCGCTGATGTCGGTCGACCCCGATGCCCGCGCCCTGCGGTTCTGGGAGGTGATGTATCCGTCACCGCCGCCCGGTCTCGCCGGACCCGACGATTCTCGCCGTGCCCGCGCGGATGCGGACTGGCGGGAGATCAACGCGAAGCTCCCGAAGTGGTTGCACAGCCACCCCTACAACGACATGCTCGGCAACGGGCTCCCGGAGGACGAACGCACCTGGGCGTTCGACTTCCGGGTCATGACGCCGACGGCGTGGTGGCGGGTCCCGATGCAGACCGTGGTCGGCGGCCTGCCGACCGATCCGGCTGCCCAGTACCGCATCCACAAGGCGATGCTGCAGCAGTGCCAATACGGTCGCCCGTCGAAGTACTGGGTACTCAAGGGCTTTCACGGCTTCCGGCTGACCGAGCTCTTCGCGGAGTACCCGGACGCCTCACTGCTGTGGCTGCACCGCGACCCCGTCCAGGTCGCCGCCTCCCGCACGATGATGATGGCCGACATCCTCGAAGGCATCGTGGGACCGATCGACCTGAAGGCCGCGGCGAAGATGCATCTGGAACTCACCCGCGCCGGCATCGCCAACACCATGAGCCACCCGCTGGTCGACGATCCCCGCATCCACCACGTGCGCTACACCGACTTCATCGCCGAACCCGTGGAGACGGTGCGCCGCCACTACCGGTTCTGCGACCGGTCGCTGTCGGAGGCGGCCGAATCCGCGATGCGCCAGTACCTCGCCCACAATCGGGGCGACCGGTACGGCACGTTCCGGTATTCGACATCGCTGCTGACCGACATCGGGGAGGACATCGACGCCCTCAACGACGAATTCCGGCCGTTCCGAGACAGATTCGGCGTGGCGCTCGAGAAACGGGACTGA
- a CDS encoding LLM class flavin-dependent oxidoreductase: MPSDSSAPTVQPAAFLRTTLPLDLSVLPGLDSGRYHSIWLPDHMVSFWPDSIWTPEFTDLATTSPSPHRHLDGMAVAAAAAALTETTPLATAVVDTVRRHPASLAQTALTIDHLSGGRFILGLGSGESENIVPYGFDFASPVSRFEEALHVIRLLWESDGPVDFTGRFYRLHRARLDTEPYGGRVPPIWIGASGPRMLDIAGRYADGWWPAGAWTPDHYADMLATVRGAAERAGRDPLALTPCFIQVCLIGTDDDALTEILAAPLVKAFLLQVSAQTLRTFGHRHPMGEDWRGFHDIDPATLTRERLVDFLARVDPEAILAVLPHGTPARVARTVKDYVDAGLRVPKIIDYGAMAGLRFAAASADNVRETEDELMRLCGARS, from the coding sequence GTGCCCAGCGATTCGTCGGCGCCGACAGTTCAGCCCGCCGCCTTCCTGCGCACCACACTCCCCCTGGACCTCTCGGTGCTGCCCGGACTCGACAGCGGCCGATACCACTCGATCTGGCTCCCCGACCACATGGTGAGTTTCTGGCCGGATTCGATCTGGACGCCGGAGTTCACCGATCTCGCCACCACATCCCCGTCGCCACACCGCCACCTCGACGGGATGGCGGTGGCCGCCGCGGCGGCCGCCCTGACCGAGACGACGCCGTTGGCGACCGCCGTCGTCGACACCGTGCGGCGCCATCCCGCGTCGCTGGCCCAGACCGCCTTGACCATCGACCACTTGTCCGGCGGGCGGTTCATCCTCGGGCTCGGCAGCGGCGAGAGCGAGAACATCGTGCCCTACGGATTCGACTTCGCCAGCCCCGTCAGCCGGTTCGAGGAGGCGCTGCACGTCATCCGGCTGCTGTGGGAGTCCGACGGCCCCGTCGACTTCACCGGCCGGTTCTACCGGCTGCATCGGGCCCGACTGGACACCGAACCCTACGGCGGGCGCGTCCCCCCGATCTGGATCGGCGCCAGCGGCCCGCGGATGCTCGACATCGCCGGCCGCTACGCCGACGGATGGTGGCCGGCCGGCGCCTGGACGCCCGACCACTACGCCGACATGCTCGCCACCGTCCGCGGCGCGGCCGAGCGGGCAGGCCGCGACCCGCTGGCCCTCACCCCGTGCTTCATCCAGGTGTGCCTCATCGGCACCGACGACGACGCGCTCACCGAGATCCTGGCGGCGCCGCTGGTCAAGGCGTTCCTGCTGCAGGTGTCCGCGCAGACACTGCGGACGTTCGGACATCGGCATCCGATGGGCGAGGACTGGCGTGGATTCCACGACATCGACCCGGCGACACTGACCCGCGAGCGGCTCGTCGACTTCCTCGCCCGCGTGGACCCGGAGGCGATCCTGGCCGTCCTACCCCACGGCACACCCGCGCGGGTGGCCCGGACCGTCAAGGACTACGTCGACGCGGGGCTGCGGGTGCCCAAGATCATCGACTACGGCGCGATGGCCGGCCTGCGGTTCGCGGCCGCGTCCGCCGACAACGTCCGCGAGACCGAAGACGAACTGATGCGACTGTGCGGAGCGCGATCATGA
- a CDS encoding enoyl-CoA hydratase/isomerase family protein, whose translation MARTIELDTAADGVAVLRLNRPDRLNAINEVMQGELRQALDALTADRAVRAVVLTGAGRGFCSGIDVRDFGAGMLDAGDPAIDRMRFQEAMTALPRAIRALPQPVIAAVNGPCVGAGLALCLAADIRICSAAATFGNAAILLGLSGAEMGMSYHLPRIVGTSVAADWMLTGRTVTAEEADRRGLVSQIVEPGGLLARAVELAGHVAGLAPLGVELTKRALQVNTDAASLDAALELENRNQVLSHATDDAAARRQTWTAK comes from the coding sequence ATGGCCCGCACCATCGAACTCGACACCGCCGCCGACGGCGTGGCCGTCCTGCGGCTCAACCGTCCCGACCGGCTCAACGCCATCAACGAGGTCATGCAGGGCGAGCTGCGGCAGGCCCTCGACGCGCTGACCGCCGACCGTGCCGTTCGCGCCGTCGTGCTGACCGGCGCCGGCCGCGGGTTCTGTTCAGGGATCGACGTCCGCGACTTCGGTGCGGGCATGCTCGACGCCGGTGACCCCGCCATCGACCGGATGCGTTTCCAGGAGGCGATGACGGCGCTGCCGCGGGCGATCCGCGCCCTGCCCCAGCCGGTGATCGCGGCGGTCAACGGTCCGTGCGTCGGCGCGGGGCTCGCGCTGTGTCTTGCCGCCGACATCCGGATCTGCTCGGCCGCAGCGACTTTCGGCAACGCGGCGATCCTGCTGGGTCTATCGGGTGCGGAGATGGGCATGAGCTACCACCTGCCCCGCATCGTGGGTACGAGCGTGGCCGCCGACTGGATGCTCACCGGCCGCACCGTGACAGCCGAGGAAGCCGACCGGCGTGGGCTGGTCAGCCAGATCGTCGAGCCCGGCGGGTTGCTCGCCCGTGCGGTGGAACTGGCCGGTCACGTGGCCGGGCTGGCACCCCTGGGTGTCGAACTGACCAAGCGGGCGCTGCAGGTCAACACCGACGCCGCGAGCCTCGACGCCGCTCTGGAACTGGAGAACCGCAATCAGGTGCTGTCCCATGCGACCGACGATGCGGCCGCCCGTCGGCAGACGTGGACCGCGAAGTGA
- a CDS encoding acyl-CoA dehydrogenase family protein encodes MAWDFSTDPEWAEQLTWVDEFVRAECEPIDLIVKESHDLDDPVRQALIPPLQRIVKDRGLWATHLGPHLGGPGYGQVKLALLNEILGRSECAPIVFGSQAPDSGNSEILAHYGTPELKQRYLEPLLDNRIVSCFSMTEPHGGADPKVFTTTAVQEGDHWVINGEKWYSSFASMASFIIVMAMADPDAPPYQRYSMFVVPGGTPGVNVLRDVGLGYQPLGGGGREGYVRYEDVRVPADHMLGPRGGAFVVAQTRLGGGRIHHAMRTVGLVRRIFDMITERAVSRYTQGGLLSDKQMVQEMVADSWMEIEAFRLLTLQTAWKIDQYNDYKAVRADISAVKAMMQKVLHDVSARALQIHGSLGTSHEMPFVQYLTESFVLGLADGPTEVHKVTLARLLLAGVEPAPDTFPSQHLLRLRAAAEAKFADRLAGVPRSR; translated from the coding sequence GTGGCATGGGATTTCTCGACCGACCCCGAGTGGGCGGAGCAGCTGACGTGGGTCGACGAGTTCGTCCGCGCCGAATGCGAACCCATCGACCTGATCGTCAAGGAGTCGCATGATCTCGACGATCCGGTGCGCCAGGCGCTGATCCCGCCACTGCAGCGGATCGTCAAGGACCGTGGACTGTGGGCCACCCACCTCGGTCCGCACCTCGGCGGGCCCGGCTACGGGCAGGTGAAGCTGGCTCTGCTCAACGAGATCCTGGGCCGGTCGGAGTGCGCGCCGATCGTGTTCGGATCGCAGGCACCCGACTCGGGGAACAGCGAGATCCTGGCTCACTACGGCACGCCAGAACTCAAGCAGCGCTACCTCGAGCCGCTGCTGGACAACCGGATCGTCTCCTGTTTCTCGATGACCGAACCGCACGGCGGGGCGGATCCGAAGGTGTTCACCACCACCGCGGTCCAGGAGGGCGACCACTGGGTGATCAACGGCGAGAAGTGGTATTCGTCCTTCGCGTCGATGGCGTCGTTCATCATCGTGATGGCGATGGCCGACCCGGACGCCCCGCCGTACCAACGCTATTCGATGTTCGTCGTTCCGGGCGGCACGCCCGGTGTCAACGTCCTGCGCGACGTCGGGCTGGGATACCAGCCACTCGGCGGCGGCGGCCGTGAGGGGTACGTGCGTTACGAGGACGTGCGGGTGCCCGCCGACCACATGCTGGGGCCGCGCGGGGGTGCGTTCGTGGTCGCGCAGACCCGCCTCGGCGGCGGCCGCATCCACCACGCCATGCGCACCGTCGGACTGGTGCGTCGAATCTTCGACATGATCACCGAACGGGCGGTGTCGCGCTACACGCAGGGCGGTCTGCTCTCCGACAAGCAGATGGTCCAGGAGATGGTCGCCGACTCCTGGATGGAGATCGAGGCGTTCCGACTGCTGACACTGCAGACCGCGTGGAAGATCGACCAGTACAACGATTACAAAGCCGTGCGCGCCGACATCTCGGCCGTCAAGGCGATGATGCAGAAGGTGCTGCACGACGTCTCGGCGCGGGCGCTGCAGATCCACGGTTCGCTCGGCACGTCGCACGAGATGCCCTTCGTGCAGTACCTCACCGAGTCGTTCGTCCTAGGGTTGGCCGACGGGCCGACCGAGGTGCACAAGGTGACGCTGGCCCGGCTGCTGCTCGCCGGCGTCGAACCCGCCCCCGACACGTTCCCGTCCCAACATCTGTTGCGGCTCAGGGCCGCCGCCGAGGCCAAGTTCGCCGATCGGCTCGCCGGTGTCCCGCGCAGCCGTTAG
- a CDS encoding phosphotransferase family protein: MRLAEAGIVEVHPLTGGASSLTFRAVRGGRPVVVKVSPPGHDPVGHRDVLRQARIMGMLAATEVPVPEVLLEDRGAPPEIPPLFVMSLVAGEAFEPLFDHSARVDDSVAERYRGAARVLAALHRTPPAELGLAGEPAGDAAAEIDRWSATLRTVDPVLAPGWEQVRDALHATAPPPVRPSVLHGDFRLGNLIASGARITAVIDWEIWSLGDPRIDVGWFLVNADPDTYGRQTPYVGAVPSVTELAACYTRALGAAVPALTWFMALACFKSAATWSLIVKHNRRRSSPRAELEAMAPALPRLLTRATALLG, encoded by the coding sequence ATGCGGTTGGCGGAGGCCGGAATCGTCGAGGTCCACCCTCTCACGGGCGGGGCTTCGAGCCTGACGTTCCGGGCCGTGAGGGGCGGCCGCCCCGTCGTGGTGAAGGTGTCGCCGCCCGGCCACGACCCGGTCGGGCACCGCGACGTCCTGCGTCAGGCCCGCATCATGGGAATGCTCGCCGCGACGGAGGTGCCGGTGCCCGAGGTTCTGCTCGAGGACCGTGGCGCACCGCCCGAGATCCCTCCGCTGTTCGTGATGTCGCTCGTGGCGGGTGAGGCCTTCGAGCCGCTGTTCGATCACTCTGCGCGCGTGGACGATTCGGTGGCCGAACGGTATCGCGGTGCCGCGCGGGTGCTCGCCGCACTACACCGCACGCCACCGGCCGAGCTGGGACTGGCCGGCGAGCCGGCCGGGGACGCCGCCGCCGAGATCGACCGCTGGTCGGCCACGTTGCGCACGGTCGACCCGGTGCTGGCGCCGGGTTGGGAGCAGGTGCGGGATGCGCTGCACGCCACCGCGCCGCCGCCCGTGCGGCCGAGCGTGTTGCACGGCGACTTCCGGCTCGGTAACCTCATCGCCTCGGGCGCGCGGATCACCGCGGTGATCGACTGGGAGATCTGGTCGCTCGGCGATCCGCGCATCGATGTCGGGTGGTTCCTGGTCAACGCCGATCCGGACACCTACGGCCGGCAGACCCCGTACGTCGGCGCGGTGCCATCGGTGACCGAGTTGGCGGCCTGCTACACCCGAGCTCTCGGCGCCGCCGTGCCCGCGTTGACGTGGTTCATGGCGCTGGCCTGCTTCAAATCAGCGGCTACCTGGTCGCTGATCGTCAAGCACAACCGCCGCAGATCCTCTCCCCGTGCCGAACTCGAGGCGATGGCGCCCGCACTGCCCCGTCTACTGACGCGGGCGACCGCGCTGCTCGGCTAA
- a CDS encoding SDR family NAD(P)-dependent oxidoreductase codes for MCFSQTENALPVGGATVTGRCAGRVALVTGSSRGLGAAIAGRLAADGATVVLTARTMDPDPRYQGSLRQTRDEIIAAGGSAVAVAADLSLPGERERLFAEAVDAVGAPDILVNNAAVTFLRPLDTFPDKRVRLMLEMHLLAPLHLSQLAIPAMRERGRGWILNVTSVGGDLPAGPPFSDFDRTAGFGVYGTAKAALNRMTKSLAAELFDDGIAVNAAAPTDPVATPGAGTLDLAKTGTEDIGLIAETALILCTGDPATMTGRIAHTQSFLREVGSLRG; via the coding sequence ATGTGCTTCTCGCAGACAGAGAACGCATTACCGGTCGGAGGCGCCACGGTGACGGGTCGTTGTGCGGGCAGGGTCGCCCTGGTGACCGGAAGCAGCCGGGGCCTCGGCGCGGCGATCGCCGGCCGACTGGCCGCCGACGGGGCGACCGTCGTCCTGACGGCGCGAACCATGGACCCCGATCCGCGATACCAGGGGTCGCTGCGGCAGACACGCGACGAGATCATCGCCGCGGGCGGTTCGGCGGTGGCCGTCGCCGCGGATCTGTCCCTCCCCGGGGAGCGGGAACGGCTGTTCGCGGAGGCGGTCGACGCCGTCGGCGCACCCGACATCCTGGTGAACAACGCGGCGGTGACGTTCCTGCGGCCACTCGACACCTTCCCCGACAAGCGGGTCCGGTTGATGCTGGAGATGCATCTGCTCGCGCCGCTGCACCTGAGTCAGCTGGCGATTCCGGCCATGCGCGAACGCGGCCGCGGCTGGATCCTGAACGTGACGTCGGTCGGCGGGGACCTGCCGGCCGGGCCGCCGTTCTCCGACTTCGACCGCACGGCCGGATTCGGTGTCTACGGCACCGCGAAGGCGGCACTCAACCGGATGACGAAAAGCCTTGCCGCTGAACTGTTCGACGATGGCATCGCGGTCAACGCGGCGGCACCGACGGATCCGGTCGCGACACCGGGGGCGGGGACGCTCGACCTCGCCAAGACCGGCACCGAGGACATCGGGCTGATCGCGGAGACGGCGCTGATCCTGTGCACCGGCGACCCGGCGACGATGACCGGACGCATCGCCCACACCCAGTCCTTCCTGCGCGAGGTCGGCTCGTTGCGTGGCTGA
- a CDS encoding PQQ-dependent sugar dehydrogenase: MRTRRPLTGVAALLCVTALFGSACARFDAAQSQPFTTEPELRPGPTSSEPPPPPLPAKPFPKACPAPGVMQGCLESTSGLIMLPDSQSALVAERTTGAVKEVSVRAEPKVKTTIPVDPSGDGGLMDIVLSPTYTQDRLMYAYVSTPTDNRVVRIADGDVPKPILTGIPKGATGNTGALIFTSPTTLLVQTGDAGDPAAAADPASQAGKVLRIEQPTTVNQAPTTTAMSGMGPGGGMCIDPSDGSLYITDRTPTADRLQKMTKDSKISTVWTWPDRPGVAGCAALDGTVLVNLVNTKQTVAVRQAPDTGAVTGQPEVIRQDTRGHAWALALSADGNVWGATVNKTAGDAERLDDVVFPLFPQGGGFPRTNADNT, from the coding sequence ATGAGAACGCGCCGGCCGCTCACGGGTGTCGCAGCTCTGTTGTGCGTCACGGCGCTGTTCGGCTCGGCGTGTGCCCGTTTCGACGCGGCACAGTCGCAGCCGTTCACCACCGAACCCGAGCTCCGGCCGGGGCCGACGTCGTCCGAGCCGCCGCCCCCTCCCCTGCCCGCCAAACCGTTCCCGAAGGCCTGCCCGGCGCCCGGCGTCATGCAGGGCTGCCTGGAGAGTACGAGCGGGTTGATCATGCTGCCGGACAGCCAGTCGGCGCTCGTCGCCGAGCGCACCACCGGTGCGGTCAAAGAGGTGTCGGTGCGGGCCGAACCGAAGGTGAAGACGACGATCCCGGTGGACCCGTCGGGCGACGGGGGGCTGATGGACATCGTCCTGTCGCCCACCTACACCCAGGACCGCCTGATGTACGCCTACGTCAGCACGCCGACGGACAACCGGGTGGTGCGCATCGCCGACGGCGACGTGCCCAAGCCGATCCTGACCGGTATCCCGAAGGGCGCGACCGGCAACACCGGTGCGCTGATCTTCACCAGCCCCACGACGCTGCTGGTGCAAACCGGCGACGCCGGCGATCCCGCCGCGGCGGCCGATCCGGCGTCACAGGCGGGCAAGGTCCTGCGGATCGAACAACCCACCACGGTCAACCAGGCGCCGACCACGACCGCCATGAGCGGCATGGGTCCGGGCGGCGGCATGTGCATCGACCCGTCAGACGGATCGCTGTACATCACCGACCGCACGCCGACCGCCGACCGGCTGCAGAAGATGACCAAGGATTCGAAGATCTCGACCGTGTGGACCTGGCCGGACCGGCCGGGTGTCGCCGGGTGCGCGGCGCTGGACGGCACGGTCCTGGTCAACCTCGTCAACACCAAGCAGACGGTCGCCGTCCGCCAGGCTCCCGACACCGGGGCGGTGACCGGCCAACCCGAGGTGATCCGCCAGGACACCCGCGGGCACGCGTGGGCATTGGCACTGTCGGCCGACGGCAACGTGTGGGGGGCGACGGTGAACAAGACCGCGGGCGACGCCGAGCGCCTCGACGACGTGGTGTTCCCGCTCTTCCCGCAGGGCGGCGGGTTCCCGCGCACCAACGCCGACAACACCTGA
- a CDS encoding DoxX family protein, producing the protein MTSHPQDARTWQRPDDPARPTSASLVDPEDDLPSSTYGGDFETTAIPRWDADKGAPAPPVFNLMNDPEPLPYVQPHAGPPVVPYGPTEIGPDADDRVKAARRRGTQDLGLMLLRVGLGVLLVGHGLQKAFGWWGGPGLGGFQDSLTEVGYQHANILTYVGAVAQIGAGVLLVLGLFTPIAAAVALAYLINSLLAGVASQSEGFPFFLPGGFEFHVTLIVIAAALILTGPGRYGFDAGRGWARRPFVGSVVALLLGIGLGVAMWVLLNGANPLA; encoded by the coding sequence GTGACCAGTCACCCCCAGGACGCGCGCACCTGGCAACGGCCCGACGATCCGGCCCGGCCGACCTCGGCAAGCCTGGTCGACCCCGAAGACGACCTGCCGTCGTCCACCTACGGCGGCGATTTCGAGACCACCGCGATCCCGCGCTGGGACGCCGACAAGGGCGCACCCGCCCCTCCGGTGTTCAACCTGATGAACGATCCCGAGCCGTTGCCGTACGTGCAACCGCACGCCGGCCCTCCGGTGGTGCCGTACGGGCCGACGGAGATCGGGCCCGACGCCGACGACCGGGTCAAGGCGGCTCGCAGGCGCGGCACGCAGGATCTCGGCCTGATGCTGCTGCGGGTGGGCCTCGGCGTCCTACTCGTCGGCCACGGTCTGCAGAAGGCGTTCGGCTGGTGGGGCGGCCCGGGTCTCGGTGGCTTCCAGGACTCACTGACCGAGGTCGGCTACCAGCACGCGAACATCCTCACCTACGTCGGAGCCGTCGCCCAGATCGGCGCGGGTGTGCTGCTCGTCCTCGGGTTGTTCACCCCGATCGCCGCCGCGGTCGCACTGGCCTACCTGATCAACTCGCTGCTGGCCGGTGTGGCCAGCCAGTCCGAGGGGTTCCCCTTCTTCCTGCCCGGCGGCTTCGAGTTCCACGTCACACTCATCGTGATCGCGGCAGCGCTGATCCTCACCGGCCCCGGCCGGTACGGATTCGACGCGGGCCGCGGCTGGGCCCGCCGACCGTTCGTCGGCTCGGTCGTCGCGCTGCTCCTCGGCATCGGGCTGGGTGTCGCCATGTGGGTGTTGCTCAACGGCGCCAACCCGCTGGCCTGA
- a CDS encoding PH domain-containing protein, whose translation MSTSDATAPTAPVVIRIPRTAHLAVGFFTLGLMSIVLANPRWFTPLLVIPVLASLLIMRLRTVADRDTVTARTLLGSETVSWDEIEGLRFSKANWARAARRDGTEMRLPAVTFATLPQLTAASGGRVPNPYL comes from the coding sequence GTGAGCACTTCTGACGCGACGGCCCCCACTGCTCCGGTGGTGATCCGGATCCCGCGCACCGCACATCTCGCGGTCGGCTTCTTCACGCTCGGCCTGATGTCGATCGTGTTGGCCAATCCGCGCTGGTTCACTCCGCTGCTGGTGATCCCCGTGCTCGCCTCGCTGCTCATCATGCGGCTGCGGACCGTCGCCGACCGCGACACCGTCACCGCTCGCACCCTGCTGGGCAGTGAGACGGTGTCCTGGGACGAGATCGAGGGCCTGCGGTTCAGCAAGGCGAACTGGGCGCGCGCGGCACGCAGGGACGGTACGGAGATGCGCCTGCCCGCCGTGACCTTCGCCACGTTGCCGCAGTTGACGGCCGCCAGTGGAGGGCGGGTGCCCAACCCCTACCTCTGA